The genomic segment GCAAGTAAAAGCAAAACGACCCGTGCAGAGTTTGATAAAAAACTCCAAAAGAAAATCATGCGCGAGGCGTTTATTGCTCAGGGCGGTTATGATGGGAGATACAAAACCAAAGTAGTAACCGATAAGCGCAAATCAACATCACGCACTCTTGTGAAGGCAACAATCAAAAAAATATTACCCGAAGCGTGAGCGAAGCCGCAACAACTAATCACAACTGGGGAATTCGTGCAAAGAGTTATCATCTCCGAACGCGAATTCCCCCTTTTTCTTGGGTGTACGAAGCCGAAAAAAACGCACTTCAAAATCTTTTACTTCCCTTTAAGAATTTTCATTTTCAACGCGCTTTAGATCTTGGAACCGGAAGAGGTGATTCCCTTCCAATTCTTCTTTCACTTTCTCAAACAATTTCTGCCATTGATCTCTCGGATGAAATGCTTCGTTATGCAAAAGAAACCTACCAAGCTGATCAACCCGAACGAATCTCATTTCATCATGCCGATGCAGCTTCCATTCCATTTGATGATTCTTACTTTGACTTAGTATTTTCAATCGGCTTAGCTGAGTATTTTCAGAATCCAAAAATATTACTGAATGAAATTAGACGAGTTTCTAAGCCACAAGCCGTTGTGATACTTACACTTTCACCCGAAAATTTCGGGAATCGCTTACGAAAACTTTGGGGCACGCCAATTTATTTTCACTCTCATGTCAACTTTTCTGAATTCGCGATGACGCTCGGATTTAATATTTTAGACAGTTCGAAACTCTATTCTCAACACATATTTGCGCTGCAACTTGAAAAGAAATAGCCCGCGCAAAATCCCTTTGCTAAAACAGGGTTTTCAATATCAAATTTGGAACCACGCAGCCCTTTTTTGTTTACTT from the Chloroherpetonaceae bacterium genome contains:
- a CDS encoding class I SAM-dependent methyltransferase, which encodes MSEAATTNHNWGIRAKSYHLRTRIPPFSWVYEAEKNALQNLLLPFKNFHFQRALDLGTGRGDSLPILLSLSQTISAIDLSDEMLRYAKETYQADQPERISFHHADAASIPFDDSYFDLVFSIGLAEYFQNPKILLNEIRRVSKPQAVVILTLSPENFGNRLRKLWGTPIYFHSHVNFSEFAMTLGFNILDSSKLYSQHIFALQLEKK